In Carassius gibelio isolate Cgi1373 ecotype wild population from Czech Republic chromosome B13, carGib1.2-hapl.c, whole genome shotgun sequence, one genomic interval encodes:
- the LOC127970473 gene encoding LOW QUALITY PROTEIN: probable N-acetyltransferase camello (The sequence of the model RefSeq protein was modified relative to this genomic sequence to represent the inferred CDS: inserted 5 bases in 3 codons; deleted 1 base in 1 codon; substituted 1 base at 1 genomic stop codon), translating to MLWYQIRESQDADYSAVRTIYSTGVGSHVXTVXLLTLKQPWIPAMLCLLTYILSGLILTCMLYVGGVMPASRLAVQYIFEQGIQLGLREDLLDIRNSFMQPGSRSCFCVAELKGSIVGTVGILPCEEEPGAWELKRISVKKXSLCKTALEFVARHNVKRVVLFTXQTDAHKLYDSIGFKRRRKELVWPSLLARLINFMVFKYVHRNGGVMSC from the exons ATGCTGTGGTATCAGATCCGTGAGTCTCAGGATGCAGATTACTCTGCTGTGAGGACGATATACTCCACTGGGGTCGGATCGCATGTTTGAACTGT TCTTCTGACATTGAAACAACCATGGATTCCAGCTATGCTGTGTCTTCTCACTTATATCCTCTCCGGCTTGATCCTGACATGCATGTTGTATGTTGGAGGGGTTATGCCAGCTTCTCGGCTGGCAGTGCAGTATATTTTTGAGCAGGGGATTCAGCTTGGGCTCCGAGAGGATCTGTTGGACATCAGGAACTCCTTCATGCAGCCTGGAAGCAGGAGCTGCTTTTGTGTTGCAGAACTGAAAGGGTCTATTGTCGGGACGGTGGGCATTTTGCCCTGTGAGGAGGAGCCAGGTGCTTGGGAACTAAAAAGGATTTCTGTGAAAAA TAGTCTTTGTAAAACTGCTTTGGAATTTGTTGCCAGACATAATGTGAAGAGAGTGGTGCTTTTCA TCCAAACTGATGCTCATAAGCTGTATGACAGCATTGGGTTT AAAAGGAGAAGGAAGGAGTTAGTTTGGCCATCACTCCTGGCCAGGCTGATCAATTTCATGGTGTTTAAATATGTACACAGAAATGGTGGTGTCATGTcatgctag